The following proteins come from a genomic window of Bradyrhizobium paxllaeri:
- a CDS encoding universal stress protein — protein sequence MPFLTRSGKASVVVADIQSAKSAGLPGTDIATHLTRHGVNVKIERIPVSKIDVSNAILSYAADTDPDLIVMGGYGHSRLREFILGGTTRGILASMTKPTLMSH from the coding sequence ATGCCGTTTCTTACACGCTCCGGCAAGGCGAGCGTTGTTGTTGCGGACATTCAGAGCGCGAAAAGCGCGGGCCTTCCGGGTACGGATATCGCGACCCATCTGACCCGTCACGGAGTAAACGTCAAGATCGAGCGCATCCCCGTCAGCAAGATCGATGTTTCAAATGCAATCCTGTCATATGCAGCCGATACGGATCCCGATCTCATTGTCATGGGCGGGTACGGGCATTCCCGGCTGCGGGAGTTCATTCTTGGCGGGACGACACGTGGCATACTTGCCTCGATGACCAAACCCACGTTGATGTCGCACTGA